One genomic segment of Plasmodium cynomolgi strain B DNA, chromosome 14, whole genome shotgun sequence includes these proteins:
- a CDS encoding cell division protein FtsH (putative): protein MTFLYGAILTKVQAVQATKHMFKHYQKAVKRIMNAKYENESFVSTGSDKNCDEENSALLQNKEASGMNKRKSKKSNNDNGKYKYYENFFNKKRNKKWNYFMIFFLGICFGFAIWPFFMTIITYKLFYKDNFNSSNFNTSNSSASLKPYGNDRNKKGENEKVSLKDQSQKNSSPHFRPIRFEEIAGIDESKLELLEVVDFIRNREKYQEMGARMPKGVLLVGPPGSGKTMLARAVATEANVPYIYTSGPEFIEIYVGQGAKRIRQLFAHARSVAPSIVFIDEIDAIGGKRSSGSVNGAGQREHDQTLNQLLVEMDGFSNTVHIMVIGATNRIDTLDSALLRPGRFDRIVYVPLPDVNGRKRILEIYIKKIKSDLKAEDIDKIARLTPGFSGADLENVVNEATILATRNKKSVVTIGELFEARDKVSMGPERKSLRQSDHQRRITAYHEAGHAIVAYFLQPKTDPIHKATIISRGNALGYVEQIPVDDRHNYFKSQMEAKLAVCMGGRTAEEIVFGKSETSSGASSDISRATEIAYKMVTEWGMSDKLGPLNYKKRMGDGYSSNRLSAQTISTIEVEVKALVEKGKSLSEEILRRHRKELDNLAFALLDKETLSGEEIKKIIDPNNTRDYSGKVPALSKDTKSDSTSSGPENDKREKNSTRGEGRNTDENRTNVKRTGPSAPNDRHEEKQADTGTPAEELKSASSDNVLKKKGKRGEREKRRHTSTRDNDKIEIVRKDAKNVAKKIKKKYAKDPNVKNKKILKVVNEHKPYDVDRKADGGNLQNKNGKTGLNGSNGSNGPNGPLGKLDKRSYPKGHSPHDDNNNSVVKNMSEVFSKDFASPAEQNGDNESPDYVKAKEMTLNNFKEAVDTSHIKNVGEMKKFNIFEHNLGKLFLFDIFGS, encoded by the exons ATGACATTTTTGTATGGCGCAATTTTGACAAAGGTACAAGCGGTACAAGCG ACGAAACACATGTTTAAGCATTACCAAAAAGCGGTGAAGAGAATTATGAATGCCAAGTATGAAAATGAAAGCTTCGTGTCAACAGGGTCAGATAAAAACTGCGATGAGGAAAATTCAGCGTTGTTACAGAACAAAGAGGCGTCAGGAATGAACAAAaggaaatcaaaaaaatcaaacaaTGATAATGGGAAGTACAAATATTACGAAAACTTCTTTaacaaaaagagaaataaaaaatggaattattttatgatattttttctgggCATATGTTTTGGCTTTGCCATTTGGCCCTTCTTCATGACCATAATAacgtataaattattttacaaagaCAATTTTAACAGCTCCAATTTTAACACCAGCAACAGTTCAGCATCATTGAAGCCCTATGGAAATgacagaaataaaaaaggtgaaaatgaaaaggtatCCTTAAAAGATCAGTCCCAGAAAAATTCCTCTCCCCATTTTAGGCCAATCCGATTTGAAGAAATCGCTGGAATTGATGAATCAAAGTTGGAACTCCTCGAAGTTGTTGACTTTATAAGGAATAGAGAAAAGTACCAAGAAATGGGCGCAAGGATGCCTAAGGGGGTTCTTCTGGTTGGTCCTCCAGGGTCAGGAAAAACCATGCTAGCTAGGGCAGTAGCCACAGAAGCAAATGTcccatatatttatacgtcCGGGCCAGAGTTCATCGAGATATATGTAGGCCAAGGGGCAAAAAGAATAAGACAATTATTTGCACACGCAAGGTCGGTTGCTCCATCGATCGTTTTTATTGACGAAATTGATGCCAtaggagggaaaagaagttCCGGTTCTGTCAATGGTGCTGGTCAGAGAGAACATGATCAAACTCTTAACCAGTTGTTAGTCGAAATGGATGGTTTTAGCAACACCGTCCATATTATGGTAATAGGTGCAACCAATCGAATTGATACTCTAGATAGTGCCTTACTTCGTCCTGGGAGATTCGATCGAATTGTTTATGTCCCCCTACCTGATGTTaatggaaggaaaaggatCCTAGAAATTtatatcaaaaaaattaaaagtgaTTTAAAAGCAGAAGATATTGATAAAATAGCTAGATTGACTCCTGGTTTTTCAGGTGCTGACTTAGAAAATGTGGTAAATGAAGCAACCATCCTAGCCactagaaataaaaaaagtgtagtCACCATTGGGGAGCTCTTCGAAGCTAGAGATAAAGTTTCCATGGGTCCAGAGAGAAAATCTCTAAGACAGTCTGATCATCAGAGAAGAATTACTGCTTATCACGAAGCGGGACATGCCATCGTGGCGTACTTTCTTCAACCCAAAACGGACCCAATACATAAGGCTACCATTATCTCAAGAGGCAATGCCCTTGGATACGTAGAACAAATACCAGTAGATGATAGACACAACTATTTTAAAAGCCAAATGGAAGCAAAATTGGCTGTCTGTATGGGTGGAAGAACTGCAGAAGAAATCGTTTTTGGAAAATCTGAAACGAGTAGTGGTGCTTCTAGTGATATTTCTAGAGCTACCGAAATTGCTTACAAAATGGTAACGGAGTGGGGAATGTCAGACAAGTTGGGCCCACTGAATTATAAGAAAAGAATGGGAGATGGATACTCATCAAATCGATTATCAGCTCAAACTATTTCTACCATTGAAGTAGAGGTGAAGGCGCTGGTAGAGAAGGGCAAAAGCTTATCCGAAGAAATCCTAAGAAGGCACAGAAAGGAACTTGACAATTTAGCCTTTGCACTACTCGATAAAGAAACCTTATCCggagaggaaataaaaaagattatTGACCCAAACAACACGAGGGATTACTCCGGCAAAGTGCCTGCTCTAAGTAAGGACACCAAATCGGACAGCACTTCAAGCGGCCCAGAAAATGacaaacgggaaaaaaattccacacgtggggaaggaagaaacacaGATGAGAACCGCACAAATGTGAAACGGACGGGTCCAAGCGCACCAAATGACCGACACGAAGAAAAGCAGGCCGATACAGGAACCCCCGCGGAAGAACTCAAAAGTGCTAGCAGTGATAAtgtgctcaaaaaaaagggcaaacgAGGTGAACGGGAGAAGCGCAGGCATACATCCACCAGAGACAATGACAAAATCGAAATTGTGAGGAAAGACGCCAAAAATGTTGCcaaaaagataaagaagaaatatgCCAAAGACCCCAAtgttaagaataaaaaaatactgaAAGTTGTGAATGAGCATAAACCGTACGACGTTGATAGGAAGGCGGATGGgggaaatttacaaaataaaaatggcaaaacggGATTAAATGGCTCAAATGGCTCAAATGGCCCAAATGGCCCACTGGGAAAACTGGATAAACGCAGTTACCCGAAGGGACACTCGCCCCACGACGACAATAACAACAGCgtggtaaaaaatatgagcgAAGTGTTTAGCAAAGattttgcttcccccgcCGAACAAAACGGCGATAACGAAAGCCCCGATTATGTAAAAGCGAAAGAAATGACCCTTAACAATTTCAAGGAAGCCGTGGACACGTCGCACATAAAGAACGTCGGCGAAATGAAGAAGTTCAACATTTTTGAGCACAACTTGGGTAAACTCTTCCTCTTTGACATTTTTGGTAGCTAG